A region from the Panicum hallii strain FIL2 chromosome 1, PHallii_v3.1, whole genome shotgun sequence genome encodes:
- the LOC112879575 gene encoding RING-H2 finger protein ATL79-like yields the protein MAMAMAPQGQEHEHEQPHGQRPAAPTNHPAAPGSTIATNRWGPYSGAGDFASNMAVILAALLAALAFALALNAAVRYVLRRARRAAGGATEADPDPEKAAVEAPPPPPALVYSAAGTKLAGAAAECAICLAEFVDGDAVRVMPACGHGFHARCIERWLAGGRRSSCPTCRAPLHAAAAEGAAAAASPSS from the coding sequence ATGGCCATGGCCATGGCGCCGCAGGGTCAGGAGCACGAGCACGAGCAGCCGCATGGCCAGCGCCCGGCGGCGCCCACCAACCACCCCGCCGCTCCGGGCAGCACCATCGCCACCAACCGCTGGGGCCCCTACTCGGGCGCCGGCGACTTCGCCAGCAACATGGCCGTCATCCTCGCCGCCCTGCTTGCCGCGCTGGCGTTCGCCCTCGCGCTCAACGCCGCGGTGCGCTACGTGCTCCGCCGAGCCCGTCGTGCtgccggcggcgcgacggaggcGGACCCGGACCCGGAGAAGGCGGCCGTGgaggcgcccccgccgcccccggcccTGGTGTACTCGGCGGCCGGGACGAAGctggcgggcgcggcggcggagtgcGCCATCTGCCTGGCGGAGTTCGTGGACGGGGACGCCGTGCGCGTGATGCCGGCGTGCGGCCACGGCTTCCACGCGCGCTGCATCGAGCGCTGGCTCGCGGGGGGGCGCCGCTCGTCCTGCCCCACGTGCCGCGCGCCGCTGCACGCCGCTGCAGCCGAGGGCGCCGCAGCTGCCGCATCGCCATCATCTTGA
- the LOC112885142 gene encoding ubiquitin carboxyl-terminal hydrolase ZUFSP, whose product MISSCPICNIQVLTVELEQHANSHFEDDDELQRDMELAHQMALAESNTDIMNGPEHCMGSFTRDSNAQGASSSHTGYSPHYGEVLDQQISCLVRAQIPSKVQEVEGGIMSLLMSCLESEGGSSTSMISGYIDHHQSLSSEDKGWGCGWRNIQMMSSHLLKQRPEAREVLFGGSGFVPDIPSLQRWLEIAWDKNFDTIGSNHFHNKVYGAKKWIGTTECATLFRSFGLRSRIVDFDSTESSGLQNKNGKHGVSQVRGPMDKFLIKNNPPKSSSELCREDAEIMRGRQVLVDWVWNYFASERSDRFTTPRVTVSNKTPLYFQHQGHSRTIVGIQKKKGYRGSHDQYTLLILDPGHRTADLERTLRSKKGWQSLVKRGVHTLRKPQYQVCYVDSGIANSEEMEQLETIDSILVRF is encoded by the exons ATGATCTCATCCTGTCCCATCTGCAATATACAAGTTCTTACAGTTGAGCTGGAACA GCATGCCAATAGCCACTTTGAGGATGATGATGAACTTCAAAGGGACATGGAATTGGCACATCAGATGGCACTTGCTGAATCAAATACAGATATCATG AATGGTCCTGAGCATTGCATGGGATCATTCACCAGAGACTCTAATGCTCAAGGGGCCTCATCAAGTCATACTGGATACTCACCTCATTATGGCGAGGTATTGGATCAACAGATTTCTTGCTTGGTCAGAGCACAAATTccaagtaaagttcaagaagtggaAGGCGGTATTATGAGCTTGTTGATGAGCTGCTTGGAGTCAGAAGGTGGTTCTTCAACAAGTATGATATCAGGCTATATTGACCATCATCAGAGTCTTTCATCAGAAGATAAGGGATGGGGTTGTGGATGGAGAAATATTCAGATGATGAGCTCTCATCTGTTGAAGCAAAGACCAGAAGCTAGAGAAGTATTATTTGGTGGTTCTGGATTTGTTCCTGACATCCCATCTCTCCAGAGGTGGCTTGAGATTGCTTGGGACAAAAATTTTGATACCATTGGCTCGAACCACTTTCATAACAAAGTATATGGTGCCAAGAAATGGATAGGGACTACAGAATGTGCTACTCTCTTCCGCTCTTTTGGTCTTCGTTCAAGGATTGTAGATTTTGATAGCACCGAATCATCCGGCCTCCAAAATAAGAATGGAAAACATGGAGTAAGTCAAGTACGAGGGCCTATGGACAAATTCTTGATAAAGAATAATCCTCCAAAATCATCTTCTGAACTTTGTCGAGAGGATGCTGAAATTATGAGAGGCCGGCAGGTCCTTGTTGACTGGGTTTGGAACTACTTTGCAAGCGAGCGCTCTGATAGATTTACCACACCTCGTGTCACTGTCAGCAATAAAAC CCCACTGTATTTCCAACATCAAGGCCATTCAAGGACAATAGTTGGGATTCAAAAGAAAAAGGGTTATCGCGGATCTCATGACCAGTATACCCTTTTGATTTTAGATCCTGGCCAT AGAACAGCAGATCTAGAAAGGACTCTCAGAAGCAAAAAAGGATGGCAGAGCCTGGTGAAAAGAGGTGTCCACACCCTCAGGAAGCCACAGTATCAG GTGTGTTATGTGGATTCTGGAATTGCTAATTCAGAAGAAATGGAGCAACTCGAGACTATTGACAGTATACTGGTCAGGTTTTAA
- the LOC112890124 gene encoding uncharacterized protein LOC112890124, whose protein sequence is MAQPAAAAAAAIALRRPLLLSLKPARLLTSLAAPSPGIRHPRALRPTGPLPADTAEDTDDPDAGDGSAEPFKKSRNALKREARRAVQWGMDLAKFPPPQIKRILRAASLETEVFDALMLVKRFGPDVREGKRRQFNYIGRLLRNAQPELMDTLIQASKDGDDSKLHALLSEEKLLVEDEEVEELPDEEEDDGEYMKIADRWFDGLLCKDISITNEVYAIHNVEFDRQELRQLVRRVQMVEESTSKDDEEGSNGKLSRAKKPLLRFLRSLAKEACAE, encoded by the exons ATGGCgcaacccgccgccgccgccgccgccgccattgcgctgcgccgcccgctcctcctctccctcaAGCCGGCTCGCCTCCTGACCTCCCTCGCAGCCCCCTCGCCTGGCATCCGCCACCCGCGCGCCCTCCGCCCCACAGGCCCTCTGCCAGCTGACACCGCCGAGGACACCGACGATCCAGACGCCGGGGACGGCTCTGCCGAGCCCTTCAAGAAGAGCCGCAACGCACTCAAGCGGGAGGCCCGCCGCGCCGTGCAGTGGGGCATGGACCTCGCCAAGTTCCCGCCACCACAGATCAAGCGCATCCTAAGGGCCGCCTCACTGGAAACCGAGGTCTTCGACGCTCTCATGCTCGTCAAG AGATTTGGGCCGGATGTGCGGGAAGGAAAGAGGAGGCAGTTCAATTACATCG GTAGACTTCTGCGCAATGCACAACCGGAATTGATGGATACTCTAATACAGGCTTCCAAGGATGGAGATGATAGCAAGTTACATGCATTGCTGAGTGAAGAGAAATTGTTGGTGGAAGACGAGGAAGTGGAGGAACTACCTGATGAAGAAGAG GACGATGGAGAGTATATGAAAATTGCAGATAGATGGTTTGATGGTCTCCTTTGCAAAGACATCTCAATTACTAATGAAGTTTATGCTATCCATAATGTTGAGTTTGATCGTCAG GAACTGCGGCAGCTTGTGAGGAGAGTCCAGATGGTTGAAGAAAGCACAAGTAAAGATGACGAGGAAGGATCTAACGGGAAGCTTTCCAGAGCAAAGAAACCGCTTTTGAGGTTCCTTCGCTCCCTTGCAAAGGAAGCATGCGCTGAATAG